ACTGGAAATAACGGAAATACCCGAGCCAACGATGGCATCGACAAGCGCGCTGCCATCGTTGCTAGGCGTAATAGCCAGCGCTGATACCTGGCTACTGGCAAAAGCGAAGCTGCCAGCGACTATCAACGTCTTGAGTCCATTCATGTTCGGTTACCTTGTTTCGCTTTAATAGGTTGTTTTGCCGAAAAAATTATCGGCAGAGCGCTATCAGCAAGAATTGGACCGTAGCTTTATAAAACAGGTAGTTGGCGTATATAGACGCAGGTTAAGAACATGCGATGTAAAGACGATTGACGCTTTTTTAGTCAGATTCGCGCGTTGGTTTGCCAGCGGGTACAGTGTAAACCCACTACACGTCAATCCCTTCCCCGTTCTTCCTGATCCTGTTCAAAGAGTTGACGTAATTCCTCCGCAGCTTCCTTGGCAGATTGCAGGATCTTGGCCGGGTCGTCATGCAGGCCATGCTGTCTGACCAGATTACGCTCGTCAGCGTCCCGGAACAGGCCAATCAATTCCCGGGCTTCCTTACGTTCCTTGCCCAGTCCGACCAGCATCTCTTCCGCCATGAACAGTGCGGAATGGTAGGTCTCCCGAACCAGCCAACGCACGCCGGCATCCATCAGCAGATGCGCATGGCGGCGGTTGCGGGCGCGGGCCAGGATACGCACGTCGGGAAAGTTCTGGCGTACCAGGTGAGCGGCCCGGATGGAAGCGTCGATGTCGTCGATCGCCAGGATGAACACCTTGGCTTCGCCCACCCGGGCTGCATTCAATACATCGATCTGGGACGCATCGCCATAGTGAACCTCGTTGCCGAACCGGCGCACCACGTCCACCTGCTCGGGGTTCACATCCAGCGCGGTGAAGGGGATCTTCAGGGAGCCCAATACCCGGCCGCTGATCTGCCCGAAACGGCCAAACCCGGCAATGACAGCGCCTGTGCGGCCATCGTTGATATCGTCGAACGGCGGTCTGTCATCAGGTGCGAAGCGTGCGACAAGACGTTCGAACAGGAACAGCACCAGAGGGGTCAGCATCATGGAAATCGTCACTACCGCCACCAGTTGTTCACGCAGGTTGCGATCGATCAGGTCGAGCTGGCCCGCCAGGGAAAAGATCACGAAGCCGAATTCCCCGCCCTGGCTGAGCAGCAGTCCCAGCCGGAACGCGCTCACGCCACTGAGCTTACCGCCCCAGTGTCCGATAGCGGCAATCAGCAAAGCCTTTATAAGCATCAGGCCGGCGGCGCAGGCAAACAGAATAAATGGGTCTGTCAGCACCCGGTTCAGGTTCAGTGTCATACCCACAGAGATAAAGAACAGGCCGAGCAGTAGCCCCTTGAAGGGTTCGATATCCGCCTCGAGCTGGTGACGAAATTCCGAATCCGCCAGCAGTACGCCGGCAACAAATGCGCCCAACGCCATGGACAGGCCTGCCAGATCCATCAAGTAGGCGGTGCCAGATACCACCAGCAGCGCAGCGGCGATAGACACCTCCCGCACCCGAGCGGCATGGATAAAGCGCAGGCAATGGCGTAGCAGGTAGCGTCCGGCGATCACGATGCCGCCGAAAACAA
The window above is part of the Marinobacter nanhaiticus D15-8W genome. Proteins encoded here:
- a CDS encoding monovalent cation:proton antiporter-2 (CPA2) family protein, with product MNPLGQLVVLFLVAVIAVPLFKRLGLGALLGYIAAGMLIGPYGLGVVGDVDNMMHISEFGVVLLMFVIGLELQFSRLRALRKPIFGLGTLQVLSAMAVIGGLILIAGNDVTLAIVLSCGLALSSTAFVLQLLAEKRQLATGHGRLAFTILLFQDMAAVPMLAFLPFLATGGDAGDTSWQEFLLDAGRILLVFGGIVIAGRYLLRHCLRFIHAARVREVSIAAALLVVSGTAYLMDLAGLSMALGAFVAGVLLADSEFRHQLEADIEPFKGLLLGLFFISVGMTLNLNRVLTDPFILFACAAGLMLIKALLIAAIGHWGGKLSGVSAFRLGLLLSQGGEFGFVIFSLAGQLDLIDRNLREQLVAVVTISMMLTPLVLFLFERLVARFAPDDRPPFDDINDGRTGAVIAGFGRFGQISGRVLGSLKIPFTALDVNPEQVDVVRRFGNEVHYGDASQIDVLNAARVGEAKVFILAIDDIDASIRAAHLVRQNFPDVRILARARNRRHAHLLMDAGVRWLVRETYHSALFMAEEMLVGLGKERKEARELIGLFRDADERNLVRQHGLHDDPAKILQSAKEAAEELRQLFEQDQEERGRD